A window from Chrysemys picta bellii isolate R12L10 chromosome 20, ASM1138683v2, whole genome shotgun sequence encodes these proteins:
- the APOC1 gene encoding apolipoprotein C-I — protein MRPAVSIALILVALTVLADSAQAQPTEPTLTKKLENFQNKLQAFADSIADKTKAAFQELHHSEFSEKTRNWFSEQFQKMKEKFNEQFSRD, from the exons ATGCGGCCTGCAGTGTCCATCGCACTGATCCTCGTGGCTCTGACGGTCCTGGCAG ACTCTGCTCAGGCTCAACCCACAGAGCCAACCCTGACCAAAAAGTTGGAGAACTTCCAGAACAAGCTGCAGGCCTTTGCTGACAGCATTGCAGATAAAACCAAAGCCGCCTTCCAAGAACTGCATCACAGCGAGTTCAGCGAAAAGACCCG GAACTGGTTCTCTGAGCAATTCCAGAAGATGAAGGAGAAGTTCAATGAGCAGTTTTCCAGGGACTGA